In Maylandia zebra isolate NMK-2024a linkage group LG9, Mzebra_GT3a, whole genome shotgun sequence, the genomic stretch CCACATGTTGAGGAGTATCTCAAAGACCAAACAGTGTATTTCTGTGGAAGGCCCTGCAGGCTGGCAAGAACACGTTGCATCAGAATTTGTCCAGCAGGGTAAGATCATCAGTGCAAAGACCTGTTGTAATATTATGGGGCAACTGAGTGAGAACACTGGGCACAAAATGACCTGAAATCTTCTCGTCTCATTTTGCCCCCTGCAACTCTGTGATGTTCTCTGGAATTCAGGTTAAAGAGTTGAAGTGCGGGCATGGTGGAGAAGAATAAGCGGAGAGCTGGAAGCGGTGTAGTGCATCACAAGAAAATTCAAAGGGAAAAACAGACCAACGCAAATGAGTTCCATTTCTGTCAGATCCCACCTCAGCATGGATAAAAGTTTGATTCAGCTTCTGCTACTCTAAACATTAGCAGCAGGAATGAAACCTCTGCCAAACAGTGCAAAATATGACCATTCAACCTCCAAAATATGTAAAGAAAATCCTTCTATATGGATGTAAttacaatacatttttaaaacgcTATTGAAAAGAACATGCGTGAGATACTGAAGGATGTAAATGCAGACACTCACCTCCAGGTAGACAGCCCAGGGCATGACCAGAGAGGCCACGAGCAGGTCAGACACAGCCAGGCTCACCACCAGGTAGTTGGTGGTTGTCTGGAGGGAACGTTCCCTCAGCACGGCCAGACACACCAACACGTTCCCAAACACGATGGCTAGGATAAGCAGGGAGTACAGCATGGCATAGTAATTGCGCTCCCCTTCATCCTGCCATGGTGCCTCCAAGGTCTCATTCCTCTCATCCCATCTGAGGCGCTCTGACTCATTCCAGAGCCGCTCCGAGCTGCTAAACATCGCCATTGAGACGTCCCAGTGACATGGGAGGTGAGATGTTTGGCAGACCTGCCCAAAGAAAAGAGTATTGGAATAAACACACAACCTTCTGTTTCCTTTTGGATTCCCACACTTTAGTCATTAGGTGAATTTACCCATAGAAAGGCCTGCTGGAAAACAGATGCTGACTCCCAACACAAGTCAGATGCACTGATAAATGAAACGTAAGGAGATAAATCCCAGCAGTAACACTCTCTTTGCAGAGCATCGCTGCTTTTTGCTGGCACGAGAGTTTCATTTCTCCTGCTGAATAAAAAATGGGGGAGCGTATTGACGCCTCTTCACGATACGGCTCCATGGCTCCTATAGAGACAATCATCTCCATAAAGACTCAGCAGACAATGTATGCTTCGACTGTGCAATGCATTTATGATTGTTCCAGTCAGCCTTTCAAAAGCACTGCGATCGTTCCTGTAAATGGCATCTAAAACAACTGATAAAAACAGGAGCTATAAAACAGAGATGgtagctttaattagggcctgGAAGAGAAGCCTTAAGCAGTGTCTGGAAGGTTAGTTCATCAGGGAGGGGTAATAAGTCTGTGCTGCCACCCTGAGAGGTCTGCTTGGCTCCGTGCTCCTTGCACTCAGCCCTTCTTCTCATTTATCATCAAACCTCCCTATCTGGCCCAAGTCCAGATATCAGCCCACTGTGGTAATACTCACACCTGTGTCTAGATGGTAAACATACTGATCCATCTAATCCAGCTTCCCCCATTCTTTCAGTGACAGAAACAGGGAGAAAGACACAGAGAAAATCAGATCCTTTTTAGAACTGGCTCAGACCCAGGAGGCTTTTAAAGATTTTCTCAGTCTATAATGCTACCAAGCTCTTCAATAGCTCCTGTATCGTATTATTGTCCACAGGAGAACCTGAAGAAGCAGGGGAAAGCCAGGCACCAATACCGATCACCTTGAAGTCTCCTCAGGGGAGTGCAGCAGTGGATTTATCACAGAATGAGGTGTGGCAGGTTGCAGGGATGCCAATCAAAAAATATTTGAGGAAAACCACATCtgtacacgtacacacacacacacacacacacacacacacacacacacacacacacacacacagtgtgtgttcAGTCTGAACAGGAGCACAAGGTCGCATATTGCTCTGCTGAAGGGTTTGTTTATACTTGTAACAAGTGCTAATTGGACCTGATTGCCCTGTGCACACTTTTGTTTTACGACCTCGCTTTAATGTTAACCGCTTATTCCGGCCTCTCACTGCTCCTATCCAGGGGTCTGACCTCTCATAAGTGCCTGTGAAGTAGGCATCTAACAGACCCTTCAATGCACATGCATGGTGGCATCGCATCTGACTCAGCggacatgctctgaagtcacaGTGAAGCCTGCACAGTGGCGGCGATCGTGACGGTGTTTAACTTTATGTTTTTTCGTAAAGACAGTTATGTTAACCCAATAATACCGTAAACTGCGCATAGACTAAGGGGTGGGCTGCTGCCACAGCAGACTTGGCTGACACCCTGTCAAGGATCCCCCCCAGTCTAGCTGTGCGTAATAAATTCATTTTGGTAGCTGGAATTTATTACAAATACCTGCCAAGTTCATCTTATTACTCGATCGTCAAACATTTATCGCAGAATTCAGTTAAAGCCCATAATTGCAGCGCCCTATCGTGCGTCGAAATCAGCTTTCTGCAAAGGTTGAGGTCAGTTGTGGTCCAGTCACACACATGAATGGCCCAATTAGGGACAAAAATGATTGTGCCACATGATCAGTTATCCAAGTAAATGCGCAATCAAACTGTTAAACGAGCAGCGGATGAGGATTTAGCTGGAGAGACAACACATAAAACATTTCAATTAATAATACATtactgctttttcttttaaaaaccccaaacaaaaagTACGCACACACGCTTACATACCTGTTAGTGTTTCGCAGTGAAGAATTCATCGGATGCCATCGAGGAAAAGCATCATCCGTGCTGAGTTAAAAGTTGCCCGGTCGTTGCGTCCAGCCCTGCGAGGCGAGCGGGAGGAGCCGGGGAAGCGCTCGGTGACATTGCGCACGGGCGAATGTGGATGTTGAGAGCTCACAGATGAAGCTCCAATCTCGCTCGCTCACTTCATTTACCCCCCACCGGCTCTCGGTGGCTATGAGGCTTTCTACGGTGAGCTTTCTGCGGCCACACCGGAGTTGTTGTGGCTACATCAGGTGTGCTTAGTGACGCCGTGGCTAATTATTACGAGAGGGGGGGCGCGGAACATGTTTTAATCTGAGGATAAAATGATTGCGTGTCAGTGCTATGATAGAAGTTTTTGTATATCTGCGTTGTGAGTTAGAATCCCCTCCCTCATCAGTATGACCCTGACACAGTCTCGCAGTCTGGGTCGTGCTTTGCTGGAAGTTATATTGGAATAAAAATAGCCAGATGCTGGCCTCATAAAACAACTAAATGAAAGACCTGTGGGGCATTAGGCCAACCTGGGTGCTTAAAAACATGTGTAAACCATTGCGCCATTATCTTTATGGGCCACTTTATAACCCTGCGACATAAGAaataccaaaaagaaaaaagaaactctaTGCAGATAAAGAATACCAGGAGCTTTTTGCCTTATATCTCTCTGCTCTCATCCAATGCGTCCCCCCCATCCTCTCTCTGTCTACATGACATTTTAAGATAAGAGGAATCAGTACTGCACGAGCCCCTACAGCGCGCACCAAATAAGTGGGATCTGGAAGAAACAACACGAGGGTGCCATTTTTCCCATTCATGTACACATTCCAGCTTgcaaagaaggaagaaaaaaaaacccggaGAAAATTCAGTTAAAGTCCTGTGAGGGAGGTTTAGCACAACAGCCGTTTTGGAGACAAATAAAGGCCACGTGGTTTACATTtccagaattaaaaaaaattcaaaacagaGCCATGTAGTCGACTTTATTACAAAGCCTTGGTAGAGtgcattttaaaaagcagcgAGCAGCAGGAAGTTAATGGCCTGTCCTGTGTAACTGCAGCCGCTGACAAACAATCGCCCACTGATCATTTTTCACCCTGAAATACctgtcagtttgtgttttaaCTCATGTAAAAGTGCCTAAATGTCCTTGGTGCCCACTGGAAATCTGACCCATCCTTCTTGTCTGCAGAAGCTTTCTggcatatatatctatatatctatatatctatatatatatatatctatatatatatattatatatctatatatatatatatatatatatatattatatatctatatatatatatatatatatatatatattatatatctatatatatatattatatatattatatatctatatatctatatatctatatctatatatctatatatctatatctatatatctatatatctatatctatctatctatatatatatctatatctatatatatatatctatatatatatatatctatatatatatctatatatatctatatatatatatctatatatatatatatatatatatctatatatatatatatatatatctatatatatatatatatatatatatatatctatatatatctatatatatatatatctatatatctatatatatatatatctatatatctatatatatatatatatatatatatatatatatatatatatatatatatatatatatatatatatatataatatcagCGCAGACTAATACCACTGTGAAGGTCAGTCCTTATAGGGCATGgtacaataataaaaagaacagTGTTGGAGATTAAATGGAAATAAGCACTTAGAGTTGGCTGGCATTTTGCTGCTATCTGCTGGCATTCAGGCTGAACTGCTGTTATTCCAAATTGAAATAATTCAGTGCATTTGCGGGTATGTTCACActgcaaaaggacaaaaaaaaatgaaactcaGGAGAACATATTAGGAGACATGTTAAATGGAAATAGACACAGTTGAATAATTACgtaaaacataataataaaagccTATGGATTGCTTATTTATTAGGTATTCTAAagagctttattttattttatttgttttccctTGTTGTATTGATtgattgtgaaacctagccccacccttcATGTCATTTactgaggtcaaatggcccaggatATGCGTGGgggttaaggcgtctgggaagggatctcattACACCAACTCTACCAAATGTTGCAACAGGAAATAAGGGTTAATCAGACCAAGAAATGTTTTCTCAATGTTTTATTACGCAAATGTCCTTAGCTCAGAGGAGTGACACCCAGTGTagtcttcagctgctgctgacaacaacaaaaaacctataataataataataataatagtggaattgtaaagtgctttggtggcctagaaaagcgctatataaatgcaatccattattataagCTCAAAGTGCGGGCGAAACAGCCACATGCTCATTTGGGCCAATGGAAGTAAATTTTTCTCACCACTtatttaaatgaacattttaatgaGCTTGTCTCCTGTATTTTTACTTCTGTGCtgtcctttttttcagtgttttcatggAAACATCAAcgtggtaaaaagaaaaaagaaaaacaaaacaaccaaaaacttGAATATAAAATGGACAGGTGGGTTGTTTTTTCTATACTAATTAGATATTTATAatgacaaaggaaaaaaaaaagattttaacacaatgtttaatgttttatagcttttatttaaagaacctTCACATTCATCAGCTGCCAATTCATGTCATATCTTGAAGCAGGATAAAAAGGGCACTTGTAATATTTTTAGTAAAGTTACAGCAAAACTGTTAAAAACTTCTTTTGACAGTACTCTTGAACAAAATAAGAAATATATCCCAGTCACAGTGCATTGAATAAAAGGAACAGTACTTTGAAGAACTTCAGTGCAGATTTCACCCGATTCGCTTTCCTTCTCGCTCGACCCACTCTGAGTAGCCtcctttaaaatgtctcgccctgaggggggaaaaacaaaaacaaaagcacagatAGAGGAGCTTAATCTCTTAACACTGTTGTTTGCTTTATATTCAAAGGTCGCCCACAGTTCAGCAAGTCAAAGTATCACCTGAGGACACTTCTCCAGCTGCAGCAGGAATGCACTATTTATATCTCATGGATTGACTTCTTGGGAGACATCTAAATGTAGCAGAAGTGCTGTAAAAATAACTAATTATCTCAATTGATTGATGATTAATGtctgagtttttttgtttttatatgcacatacatttttttccttatagGCCAAATGAGACTTCATGTAGATTTGTCAGTAGAAAAATATCTGTATGGAAATCGCACATTCACAAAACTAAGTAAATAATTTTCTTTCAACCCGTCTATCAGAGCCAGTGAGACTGCATGCAGTATAAAACCTGCCATCCAGTCTAATCTCCTCACAGTGTATCTGATCTTCACTCGGCATAAACTGATCTGCAGGACGCTCGTCTGTGACCTAACTGCCCATTTTGTTGCTGATCCCTGTCCAATTTGCCAACTTAACTTGTAAATGGCCACATTTCTCCACCATCGCTCTGTACCATTAGCCTATACCCTTAGAACTGGTTctggagaaagagaaaacacTCCACAGCATAATCTACAGAGCTAGCAACACAGGTTTTTGGCAATGCCCCAATGTTTTCAGACTTTGTAAATCTCTCAGTGACGCCATACAGTATTAGACATCACCGCTCCATAAATTTACCCTGGAAACACGCACATCGCATTCCCACAGTCAATTTCCACTAGTAGTGTGCTTAATCTCCAggtttgttttgcatagaaacaAGCACATGTATTACTACTTACTTGCTAAATCCCAGCTGATGAGCGATGCTCAGTGCTCTGGTGCTCCTGATGCCACTTCTGCAGTGAAACACAATGTTGTCGTCAGCTTTCGTGGGAGCCTTCACTTCAAACCTTTGCTCAAAGAGCTCAGGGGACAGTTGCAGAGACTCCTCCAGGTTGTCCACTGACATGCATACCAACAAAGAACACACATGTTAACTACAAATGCAGGAAAACAGACAAGTCCCTACAAGTTTCAGAACCCTGCTTACGTGGGACGTTGATGGCCTGGGGAATTTGTCCAGCCTGGTACTCATCAGGATTTCTCACATCAAAGAGCTGAATGTTATGGTTTGCCAGCATGGTCTTCAGCTCTGAGTAGGTCACCACTGAACCTGAAAAGCaacaaagaaaggaaacaggaagaaagagttttaatttattgttgCTTATAGTGCTTATATTCGTTGAAAATTATGTGAAACCACCATTTCCTGATTTAATTAGAGTACGTGTTATTTGAACCCCTGCTGATGGTAAACACTGTGGGGGTGAAATCAAAGTGCCACAGCTAAGCTACAGTATTATCCTCTCTTTGAAATATTGAGAGAAACTGCTTGTGTACACCTGCAGTCCATTCAGCTGTGAAAATGCTGAGTATAGGTAGCCATAAACACAGACTGTGACACACACAGTCAGGGCAATTGACGATTTAAAACAGCATTCCAGCAGTTTAACACAAAATACTATGAGATCAAACTATTAATATTAGTTACTAAGAAATATATCTGTAGACTCAAAGTGACATGCTGGACTAGTTTTATaagattattattttattccTGTAAGAGGATTTCGACAGGACACAACGACCGTTTTACCGTTGTCTGATGCTTCTTCGCATTTCGGACTCGATGTTGAAAAAGTCCGACATATCGACCCAAAGGTCGAGTAACACCTCCGGTGCGCCTCCGTAACACCTTGGCAGAAACTCCGGGACAGCACGAAGGACAGCATTATGCACACTACTGGACCGCACGAACTGACACGACCTAAATACATACTGCTACTTTATTGTTATCACCAAATGACTACATTCACTCAGCCTGTTTAatgcttcttctccttctttttgGGAGGGGGTGCTCCTTAAATAATGGTGCGTTTGGCGCCGATCTCAGGATGTAGCAGTTATAGCACCAACCGCTGGTAAAAGGGCTTTCATTCTCTGCCGATAGAGGGCAGTGAAATCAAGCAGGTTTGTTGCCATTTTCTGTAGTCCCTTTACTTTAAAGGTTTATACATTTCTACAGTAATCTGGAGACACACATATCATTGCGACAATAAACTAACTGACTGTTCGAACATACCTGCCATGTCTACTTTAAACACTTGACAAGTTTAAACacttctttcatctttacgctgtttttttttccttctcggCCTGCTGTCATTGGACGCCCTGCTTCCGTCTCAGAGCTGCGCTTGCGCATATAGAAGCATATGGACGTCCTGTGTTGAAGCACACAAATCTGTGGTAAAAACGAATGaataagaagaaagaagaagaagaaatatccACATAATAATATGTTATACACAATCAGTCATTGATAACTTCAGTGTAATAattgtcagttttctttttgctaACTAGCTCCATACAACTTTACAAACAGTTAAACTTAGTTAAAAACATTGATGCCTGTCCTCTGGTAAAGGAAAGAAATGCGTAAGATTTGGACAACAGCTaagaaagggttaaaaaaaatgttttcaggtGATATTCTACCCTgaataaaaagatttttttttattattatagcaCCACGTCTCTTATAGAGTGACTTTTCTATCTTTTCAAAGGAATAGTTAAAACATCTGCTGGACGGTGCTCAGGATGttttatgagtctgtggtgtcCAGTCGAATCCTCTATGTTATTGgtgtgctgcagcagcagactgagGGTAGTGCATAACAGCACTGCTCAATAATCCGATTCATGTGGCCAGCAACGTCGTTGATGTGGAGCTTGACTTTCTGACGGATGTTTCAGAAAGGAGGATGCTGTCCAGGTTACAGTCAATACTAGAGAAATCCTTCACACAGGATGCAGGAGCATGTTCAGCAAAAGACTCATTAAGCCACGATGCATCACTGAAGGCTACAGTAAAGCATTCCTACAGTCAAACTTCATTACTCTTCTTCATGATGCCTGGACTGTATTCACCTGTAATATCTTATCTAtagtgcacattatttttttaagtgatgatgatgagagttgagatagcctttatttgtcagttgcaggtcttttgcccacaaccgagatgacagacgttgccgaccgtacatacaatacaaacatcacattggggagacaggtcaggccaggtagcgaggaaaaaaaacatcgaaatgtgcaacacaaaaggataatacaggaatgcacaagtatcaacacaccataacacaataaacacagacaagcaacatgggaaagtgttccagtgtggacatctgatctgggaccgctgcaatcttcggctgcgcctccagctgacccgatgtccacatcatgggggaggtaagcgttggagtTGGCGTTGGATAGGGAGGGTGAGTTTGCAATACTTAATTTTAATTCAACGTCACACTTTGACAGTCTTAGTctgacttgttttttttatgcagaAACTTTACATTTAGTAACTTTCATgattatattttatatgagTGTCTGTTAAAAAAACTAACAATAACAGTTTAGAATGGAACTAATAAgtcaagtcaaagtcaactttatttgtcgattctgccacatgtacaggacatacagagaatagaaattgcgttactctcaatccctagataaatagcaaatgaacatttaaatatatttaaatataaaagtgattaaaaatgcaagtaaaataattaaaaagtaaaaattttaataaatacaattttacatataacaagaaagctatacaatatacaatataatgggtaagtgacattgagtgtaaaccaggcagagtagtgcaaataggcaaatagtgcaaatggagatttagtagtgtacggtaagagaaagtgtaacaacaaagtcttatgaggtaatggcagtcagatgctccacaaagtgactggtaactggtgcaggccagtgagtgagtcagagagtgtgtgtgtttgtgtgtgtgtgacagagttcagtgagaccgtggaggagagaggggagagggggcagaatcgggagggagttaagcttcctgacagcctgatggatgaagctgtccttcagcctgctggtcctggcctggagactccgcagtctcctccccgacggcagcagcttgaagaagctttgcattgggtgcatgggatcagccgctatgcaaagggcttttttagtgagacgggtgctgtaaatgtcctggagggaggggagagagacaccaatgatcctctctgcagctctcactatgcgttggagggttctatgacaggacgcattgcaggctccaaaccacacagtgatgcagctcgacaggatgctctcgatggtgcctctgtagaaagtgtacatgatgggggctggtgctcctgctcttcttagtttgcggagaaagaagagacgctgctgtgatttcttggccagtgctgtggtgttgtacgtccaggagagatcctctgtgatgtgcacacccaagaacttggtgctgctcactctctccacagacgctccgtcaatggtcagaggagcatgttgggtgtgcattctcctgaagtccacaacaatctccttcgtcttctccacattcagagagagattgttgtcagcacaccacgtggccaggcgtctcacctcacttctgtagtcggtctcatccctgttgctaatgagacccaccaccgttgtgtcgtccgcaaacttgatgaagaggttggagctgtgtgatggagtgcagtcatgggtcagcagagtgaagaggagggggctcagcacacatccctgcggggcccctgtgtttaaaatgatggtgctggATGTATTACTGCCAACCCGTACTGCTTGAGGTCTTCCGGTGAGGAAATCCAACAGccagttgcacagtgaggtgttgagccccagctggaccagtttttgaatgagctgttgggggattatagtgttgaatgctgaactgaaatctatgaacagcattcgaacatatgagtcttttttgtccaggtgtgtgagtgccgagtggagtgcagtggagatggcatcATCGGTTGAGCGGTTGGGCCGATACGCAAACTGGAAGGGATCcagggaggggggcaggacagtcttgatgtgttgcatgactagtcgttcgaagcacttcatcaggatgggagtaagtgcaacaggacggtagtcattaaagcaggagggagatgacttttttggaaccggaatgattgtggtggctttaaaacatgtggggacgacagcctggatgagtgatatgttgaagatgtctgtgaagacatcagTGAGTTCCACTGCACAGTCTCTCAGTACACGACCAGGAATGTTGTCAGGACCCGGAGCTTTACGTGCATTGATCCTGCTGAGGGATCTCCTCACGCTGTCCGGTGACAGAGTCATCACCTGGTCACCAGGAGGGGGTGGGGTCTTCTGTGCAGTGGTGCTGTTTTGGACTTCAAAGCGAGcaaagaaagtgttcagctcgttcaGCAGGGGGATAGTGCTATCGCAGGTCTGTGGTGGGGGCTTGTAATCTGTGATGGTCTGAatgccccgccacaggctccgtgagtctctgctgtctttgaagTGATGAGATATTTTCCTGGAGTACTGtctcttagcctctctgatgccaCGGGAAAGGTTGGCCCTAGCTGTCCTCAGGCTTGCCTCATCTCCATCTCTGAAGGCAACATTCCGAGCTTTCAGCAGCCTGTAGACCTCTCCTGTCATCCATGGTTTTTGATTGGCCCGGACAGTTATGGTTTTCGTGACTGTTACATCCTCAATACACTTGTTGATGTAGGCAGTAACAGTCTCTGCGTACTCCTGGAGGTCAGTGGTGTTGTTATAGGTGGCAGCCTGCTTAAACATGTTCCAGTCTGTAGTATTAAAGCAGTCCTGTAGAGCCTCTGAAgacccctctggccacacttgtATCCGCTTACGAACCGGTTTGGTCACTTTAACGAGCGGTCTGTAAGCAGGCATTAGCATGACAGTGATATGGTCTGAGGCGCCGAGGTAGGGGAGGGGAAAAGCTTTGTAAGCTCCTCTCTGGGTGGTGTAAACAAAGTCCAGTGTGTTATTTCCCCTTGTTGGAAAGTCTatgtgttgttgtatttttggaAACACGCACTTTAAGTCTGCATGATTGAAATCCCCAGCCAGGATGAGAAAAGCATCAGGATGGGCtgtctgctgctcactgatgtgCTGGTACAGTTCATTCAGTGCCTCATTCCTGTTGTTGACATTGGAGGAGGGAGGGATGTACACAGCGCACAGGAGTATGGCTGTATAGTATTATGTATAGTATATGTAAAGTATTCTgatcatgtctttatttaacacatctgCTTAGAAATGTCTGCCTTCTTTTCAGggtaatggaaataaatgacaGCTGCTACGTGGCTCTCAAAGGGACAAAAATAGATGTGAAAAACTGAGCAGTAGTGTTTCTTTGTAGCCATGATGACAGTTACTCACCATCAGTTTATAATAAGTTCATCTGTAATAACACCAGCAGTGAGAGTTCATCAGGAATGTGAGCCTCAAGAATTCAGTGCTTTGTAAGAAAGTTACACTTTCCTGCAGAGACACTGCAATGGGGGTTGAAGAAACAGCTCTCACATATGATGCTGTTTCATTCACATGACCTTGCTACTGAAAGAACACCTGCACATCCTGTTGTTGTTTATCTTGCAAATCAAGTAAGCCTGAGAACAATTACCCCCCAGTGTGCTTAACGGTTGGTCTATGACAGCTTTGTTTTACTTCCTTACACCTTAGTCTTTCAACTTGTGAGCCCGCTGTTATCTTTCTGATGCTTCTCTTCTGTTGAtttgttacacttacatgtAAAGCACACCCACCCTCTGATTTTTGCCTCCTCCCTTACTTTGTCAGTGATTCCTGGTGGTCCCACTCTCCCGCTCAGTAACAACACACCAACACAGTAAActcttggaaaaaaaagaatttttgtgatttgcaaaattattttattggttaatttgtgattttttttaacattacaaAGCTTTCCACTTACTTTTGATTTAAGACTATTTTTAACTGTTCAGAGAACTCGGTCAATGTTTGTTTGGGATAACACGATGTCAGTGCTGTGGTTGAAAtcctgatggaaaaagcatgaaaacaaGTCAGTTGTTAAATCAGGCTCGGAAAACCTGACAGCAGGACAAGAGCTGACAATTTGCAGATGGTCTGATGTATGTAGCCACACTCACTTCACTGCAGGGCTTAAGAGGATAGACGTGTGACTCCTGGGACATGAAGGGTTTGAACGTGTATTTTTGGCACGGCATAATTCATTGGTCTGTGCATGGAGAACCTTTTCCCTTTATTATGTGCAAGTGTCATTAGTTGTATCATCCACCATCCATATGTGATGGCTCTGGCTCAAAGGGAAGGACAAAATATGGAGACCACACATGATTTGTATGAAAAGtaaaaattgttaaaaaaaacaaccctaaaGTTAATAATGCGATCAGTTAATCAGTAATGTATgtagtgtgtggatgtgtgttcCTGTGCTGTAGATAAATCAGAATATAAAGCAAACAAAGTTCAAATAAACTCAAATTACCTGAAAGGGAAACACAGAAAAGTTGCAAACACTACTCTAAATAATTTTACTCTAATACCAGTAACCATCAAAACCT encodes the following:
- the si:ch211-161h7.8 gene encoding thiosulfate:glutathione sulfurtransferase isoform X1, whose product is MYLGRVSSCGPVVCIMLSFVLSRSFCQGVTEAHRRCYSTFGSICRTFSTSSPKCEEASDNGSVVTYSELKTMLANHNIQLFDVRNPDEYQAGQIPQAINVPLDNLEESLQLSPELFEQRFEVKAPTKADDNIVFHCRSGIRSTRALSIAHQLGFSKARHFKGGYSEWVEREGKRIG
- the si:ch211-161h7.8 gene encoding thiosulfate:glutathione sulfurtransferase isoform X2, translating into MAGSVVTYSELKTMLANHNIQLFDVRNPDEYQAGQIPQAINVPLDNLEESLQLSPELFEQRFEVKAPTKADDNIVFHCRSGIRSTRALSIAHQLGFSKARHFKGGYSEWVEREGKRIG